The genomic DNA GGACGTCGGTGCGCTGTACAACCGCAACGAAACCATCGTCACCAGCCGTGGCGATGCCAGCCTGATCTCCACCGCACAGGCCCTGGGCCCGTCGTACATCAACGGCGCCGGCGTGGCGACCTGTGGTGTTGCCGGCGGCCCGGTGATCGCCGACTGCGTGCCGTGGAACCCGCTGCTGCCGTTCGGCGTGGCGGGTCAGGGTTCGCTGTCTGACCCGGCGCTGCAGGAATACCTGTTCCCGACCTTCACCACCCGTGGTGAGACCAAGACCACCAGCTTCACCGCCAACCTGGCCGGCTCCATCGTGACCCTGCCGGCCGGTGACCTCGGCTTCGCCGTGGGCGTGGAGCACCGCGAGGAAGAAGGCAGCTACGTGCCGGACGCGTTCGCACAGTCGGGTCAGTCGACCGGCCTGGGCCAGAAGCCGACCCGCGGTGAGTACGATCTGGACGAGGTCTACCTCGAACTGAACGTGCCGATCCTGTCGGACATGCCGTTCGCCAAGGAACTGAGCCTGAACCTGGCCAGCCGTTACTCGGACTACAGCAACTTCGGCGACACGGTCAACAGCAAGTTCGGCATCACCTGGCGTCCGCTGGATGAACTGCTGGTCCGTGGTACGTACGCCGAAGGCTTCCGTGCCCCGACCATCAGCGATCTGTACGGTGGCCTGAGCTCCAGCTTCGAAAGCTACACCGATCCGTGCGGCGTCGGCGCTCCGGGCAGCGTTGCAGGCAACGCCGCCTGCCTCGCCGCTGGCGTGCCGGCCAACTACGCGCAGCTCGGCCAGGGCAACCAGCCCTGCCTGACCCTGCCGTGCGCCACCAACGACCAGTTCATCTCCGGCGCCAACCCGGAACTGAACCCGGAAACGTCGAAGAGCACGACCGCCGGCCTGGTCTGGAGCCCGCGTTGGGTGCAGGGCCTGGACGTGTCGCTGGATTGGTACAAGTACGAAATCAGCGACATGATCATCGCTGACAGCGTCGACCGCATCCTGCGTGACTGCTACGTGCTGGGTGATTCCGCACGTTGCGCCAGCGTCGTCCGCGGTCCGGCCGGCAACATCACCGCACTGACCTACGGCACTGCCAATCTCGGCAAGCTGGAAACGCAGGGCTGGGATCTGGGCGTGAAGTACCGTCTGCCGGAATTCGCGGTCGGCAACTTCGCCATCGACTGGCAGACCAGCTACCTGTCGTCGTATGACGAAGAAGGCCAGAACAGCGCCGGTGACACCATCACCATCGGTCGCGTGGGCGAAGCGGGCCTGTTCCGCGTGCGTTCCAACGCCACCCTGAGCTGGACCAAGGGTGACCTGGGCGTCAACTGGACTGCGCGTTACTACTCGGGCATCCAGGAAGACTGCATCGCGATCGGTTGCACCAACCCGGATCGTTTCCAGAATGGTGAGACCGCGCCGATCCGCAAGACCGGCTCGAACACCTTCCACGACCTGCAGGTGAGCTACAACGCGCCGTGGAATGCCACGATCGCCGTTGGCGCCAACAACGTGTTCGACCACCGCGGTGCGCTGCAGTACACCGCACCGAACAGCAGCTTCGCTTACTACGGCGGCTTCGACGTGGGTCGTTTCATGTACATGAAGTACACCCAGCGCTTCTGATCCATCGAAGCAGTGGTGCATGAATGAGAAGGGCGGGCCGCAAGGCCCGCCCTTTTTTTGTTCGTTTGCAGCGGGCCGTCTGTGGATACCTTCCGCCGAGCGTGGCTCGGCGCTACAGAAGCGTCCGGAAACGGTGGCGCCGACCCATGGTCGGCGAGCGCAGCGGGCCGTCTGGGGATACCTTCCGCCGAGCGCGGCTCGGCGCTACAGGAGCGCCCGGAACCGGTAGCGCCGACCCATGGTCGGCGAGCGCAGCGGGCTGTCCGCGGATACCTTCCGCCGAGAGTGGCTCGGCGCTACAGGAGCGCCCGGAACCGGTAGCGCCGACCCATGGTCGGCCAGCGCAGCGGGCCGTCCGCGGATACCTTCCGCCGAGCGTGGCTCGGCGCTACAGGAGCGCCCGGAACCGGTAGCGCCGACCCATGGTCGGCGAGCGCAGCGGGCCGTACGCGGTTACACCGCGCCGCGCCCTTGGCCCGCTTCAGCCGATCACGCCTCGGCCGTGCTCAACCCCATCAGGGCGTTCGCCTGCTCGCGCCACTCCGGCAGCTTATGCAGGACGTTGGCGCGCTGCAGATAGTCTTCATCCACCGCTTCACCGTTCACCAGCGCCAGTGCGACATGCACCGCGCCGGTTACCCAGAAGCTGCGTGTGCTGGAGCGCTGCGGTTGCAGGTGGAAACCCACGGCTTCCACGATCGGCATCGGCAGGCCCCACAGGCCCAGCAGGTAGGCACCGGCCTCGGCGTGGCCGGGCCGCGCATCCTCGTCGCCGGCGGGCTCGGTGCGCTCATTGCGCACACCCGGCAGCAGCAGGCCGATGTCGGCCAGCAGCGCAGCGGTGGCACCCAGTTCGGCACTGGAGGCCGGCAGCAGGCGCGCGGTGAGTCGGGAGGCCATCAGCGCGCGCTGCTGCAGCGCATTGCGCTCCGACACCGGCAGCGTGGGCGTGGAAAACACTTCGCTGGCCAGCACCAGATCGCGCAGAGTGGCCAGGCCCAACCGGGTCACGGCGGAGCGCAGGTCGGAAATCGTACGGCCGCTGCTGAAGAACGCCGAATTGGACAACTGCAGGACCTTGGCCGCGATGGCGGGGTCGGCGGCGACCAGCTTGGCGACTTCGGCGGTGTCGGCGTCGTCGTCATGCTCCAGCGCGCGGGTCAGGCTCATGTACAGGTGCGGCGGCGAGGGCAGTTTCTCGATGCGGCCGATGGCATCGCGCAGGCGCGGGCTGTCCAGCAGTTCGCGCAGCTCTTCCAGGCTGCTGAGCGCTTCGAGCAGGACCTCAGGGGCCAGCGGAAGCGGCAGGAAACGATGGGCCACACCGATCAATCGCGCCGGCGGCGGACGGGTGCCCTGCTGTGCATCGATCAGTGCCACACGGATGGTCTGCGGCCGCAGGGTACGGATCTGCCCCAGCAGCATGGTCGCGTCCATGTCGGGCAGGTACGGGCTGACAATCACCGCATCCAGCGCGGTAGCCGACACCGCGGCCATCGCCGCATGCCCATCGGTCACCGTAGTGGTATGCCAGTCTTCCCCAAGATCGGCAATGAATTCGCTCAGCTCAGCCGGCAGGCTGGCTTCGTCCCCAACAAACAGAATGCGCACGACACGTTCCCCTGGCGGACCATGGCAACGGCCATGGTCGATGTGAAGTGTCGCAATTTAACCGATCCTGCGTGACGGGGGATGTGCCACAAGGCCGAAACGTGCGCTGCATCGCTCTGGCGGGGTCCGCCAGAGCGCCTGCAGGCCGTTTGATCAGGCCTTTCCGTCCAGGTAACGCTGGTGGGCTTCGACCAGGATGGCCTTGGCTTCTGCCGCGCCTGCCCAGCCGTCCAGCTTGACCCACTTGCCCTTTTCCAGGTCCTTGTAATGCTCGAAGAAGTGGCCGATGCGCTCCAGCCAGTGGCTCGACACCTGGGCGATGTCTTCCACGTGGGCGTAGCCGCTGAACACCTTGGAGATCGGCACGGCCAGGATCTTTTCGTCGCTGCCGGCTTCATCGCTCATCTTCAGCACGCCGACCGGACGGCAGCGGACCACCGAGCCGGGGATCAGCGGCAGCGGCAGCACCACCAGCACGTCGGCCGGATCGCCATCGCCACACAGGGTGCTCGGCACATAGCCGTAGTTGCACGGGTAGCGCATCGGGGTGGACAGGATGCGGTCAACGAAGATCGCGCCGGTGTCCTTGTCCACTTCGTACTTGACCGGCTCGGAATCCTTTGGGATCTCGATGATGACGTTGATTTCTTCCGGCGGGTTCTTGCCGGGGGATACGAGTTCCAGACCCATTGCTGTGCTCCGATTGCGGGGGCGAAAGAGCTCCATTTTATGCCTTTGCCGGGCCAGGTGTCGTGGCAACGTCCGACAGCGCCGGGTGCGCGGCACCCACGGCGCGCAGGGCCCTGTGCCGATCGTGCTGCGGCTCTGCAGGCGGGATGCTGACAGTCACTGCAGAGGGGCTATTTCATGTTTTCGTTCAAAGGCTTGCAGCGGATGGGCGGCGTGGCGTTGCTGGCCGCCATCGCCCCTTCGCCGCCGATCGTGCCTGCGGCCGGTTCCAGCGTCGCGTTCGTCGACCTCATCGACTACCCGACCCAGGAGGCCAACTGGGACCGCTTCCATTCGCTGGAAGATCGCCTGGCCGGCGCTTTCCATGACGCCTGTGCCGATGGCGGTTGTGCACCGCGCCGTTTCCTCTGGCCGATGCAGCTGCGCTGTTCGGTGCAGACGCCGCAGGCCACGGTGGCCGCCTGCGCCTGGGTCATTGCAGGAAGCCATCTGACGGTAAGCGCGGCGGGCCGCATCAAGCCCGACGTCATCGTCTGGCGGTGCCTGCTGCCGCTGCCGACGTCCATTGCGGTGGAGCCGTTCCATGCGGCATTGGAGGTGCAGGACCCGCTGTCGGTACGCCTGCCGGGGGCATCCGCCACGTTGCGGCAGGGCGTGCAGGACTGTCTGGCGGCGCCGGGGAGCCGCACATGACGCCCCTGCTGATGCTGGTCATCGCCGCGATGTCGCCGTCACCGGCGTATGTGGACGCGCGCGATTATCCTCTGCCTGGCCAGGGCGCCGCGGCCTTTGCGGGCATGGAGCAGGCCCTGGTGCGCGGGTTCGATGACATCTGTGGCGACACGTTCTGCGAAGGCGACTACGGCAACCTGCGCGCGCTGCAACTGCGCTGTGCAGTCACCGCCCGGGGCGGCATCGTAGCGGAGTGCGCGTGGAGCTTCGCGGGCAGCCATGCCACCGTCACCGGCAACGATCCGCTGCCGGTGGTGGAGGCCAGAACGTGGATCTGCCGTGTGCCGCTTGCACCGGGAACGCCGTTGCCGGTGCTGCTCAGCACGCTCAGCGGACGCGATGCGCTGGACACGCGACTGCCCGGTCGCGATATCAGCGCCTACGACGCGTTGACGGATTGCCTGTGATCGCCAGCGGCGTTCAGTGCCCGGATGACGCCTTGTCTGCATCGGAATGCAGCGCTTCGTTCAATTCGTCCACGACGATGGCCCACGCCGCGTCGGACTTCAGCGACTCGGAAAGAAACTGACGCTGGCTCTCGCTCCAGATCGATGCCTGGGTGACTTTCACGTCCGAGGGCAGCTGATTGCCGACGATGAACGCCGCAATGGCTTCTTCGCTTTCATCCAGTCCAAGCTGCAGGAACAGGTTGGTCATGTTCGGTTCGGTGGTGATCATCGTGGCGTGAGTCCCATTTTCAGTATCGACCCGCATTATGCAGGGCGGCCGCGACGCCGTGATGTGACGGATGTGCGCAGTGCCGGGCGGCGGACAGCCATCCGTCGCCCGGCATCTGACGGGGTTACAGCAGCGGAACCAGCAGCAACGCCACGATGTTGATGATCTTGATCAACGGATTGATCGCCGGGCCCGCGGTGTCCTTGTAGGGATCACCGACGGTGTCGCCGGTCACCGCTGCCTTGTGTGCCTCGCTGCCCTTGCCGCCGAAGTGACCGTCTTCGATGTACTTCTTGGCGTTGTCCCAGGCACCGCCCCCGGTGGTCATCGAAATGGCGACGAACAGGCCGGTGACGATGGTGCCGATCAGCAGCCCGCCCAGCGCACGCGGCCCCAGCAGCAGGCCGACGACCACCGGCACCACCACGGGCAGCAACGACGGCAGGATCATCTCGCGGATCGCCGAGCGGGTCAGCAGGTCCACCGCACGGTCGTACTGGGGCTTGCCGGTGCCCTGCATGATGCCGGGGATTTCGCGGAACTGGCGACGCACTTCCTCCACCACGGCGCCGGCTGCGCGTCCCACGGCTTCCATCGCCATCGCGCCGAACAGGTAGGGAATCAGCCCGCCGATCAACAGGCCGATGATCACCGTGTGGTCGGACAGATCGAAACGGAATTCCTGGCCGGGATTCGCCGCCTGCAGGTTGTGGGTGTAATCGGCGAACAGCACCAGCGCCGCCAGTGCGGCAGAGCCGATCGCATAGCCCTTGGTCACCGCCTTGGTGGTGTTGCCCACGGCATCCAGCGGATCGGTGATGGCGCGGATCTCGGGCGGGAGTTCGGCCATCTCGGCAATGCCGCCCGCGTTGTCGGTGATCGGTCCGTAGGCATCCAGTGCCACGATCATGCCCGCCATCGACAGCATCGCTGTGGCCGCGATGGCGAT from Stenotrophomonas sp. 169 includes the following:
- a CDS encoding TonB-dependent receptor; this encodes MNFRNPAVRLGMLPAGIALALSPSFASAQEAAAGTTDLDRISVTGSRIRAANVETQQPVLTLSRESLEKQGFSSVAEVLNNLTSAGSPAISRSDTLSSGENVGGYYVDIRNLGAERTLVLMNGKRLGASTSGLQDLSQIPIGAVERIEVLKDGASAIYGSDAIAAVVNVITRKNVEGGEATAYFGQYGEGDGDTSQYSMTLGSTGERGSVTLAAEYSKADPVWAKNRWYSRDGNRGPNSTPASWSALSQNGSFCNPLVYDCSPTSTTSVWQTLNAGGDPRNPADYHVITPSEFANSNEQMTVLTGVERKSVYINGTYDFTDSISLNTDFLYNERNTFGQLAGYPYQSQAFDTPLSADSAFNPVGQNVEFRRRLWEVPRTTDSQLKTTRFAPTVSGFFDFAGKTFDWDVGALYNRNETIVTSRGDASLISTAQALGPSYINGAGVATCGVAGGPVIADCVPWNPLLPFGVAGQGSLSDPALQEYLFPTFTTRGETKTTSFTANLAGSIVTLPAGDLGFAVGVEHREEEGSYVPDAFAQSGQSTGLGQKPTRGEYDLDEVYLELNVPILSDMPFAKELSLNLASRYSDYSNFGDTVNSKFGITWRPLDELLVRGTYAEGFRAPTISDLYGGLSSSFESYTDPCGVGAPGSVAGNAACLAAGVPANYAQLGQGNQPCLTLPCATNDQFISGANPELNPETSKSTTAGLVWSPRWVQGLDVSLDWYKYEISDMIIADSVDRILRDCYVLGDSARCASVVRGPAGNITALTYGTANLGKLETQGWDLGVKYRLPEFAVGNFAIDWQTSYLSSYDEEGQNSAGDTITIGRVGEAGLFRVRSNATLSWTKGDLGVNWTARYYSGIQEDCIAIGCTNPDRFQNGETAPIRKTGSNTFHDLQVSYNAPWNATIAVGANNVFDHRGALQYTAPNSSFAYYGGFDVGRFMYMKYTQRF
- a CDS encoding HDOD domain-containing protein, coding for MRILFVGDEASLPAELSEFIADLGEDWHTTTVTDGHAAMAAVSATALDAVIVSPYLPDMDATMLLGQIRTLRPQTIRVALIDAQQGTRPPPARLIGVAHRFLPLPLAPEVLLEALSSLEELRELLDSPRLRDAIGRIEKLPSPPHLYMSLTRALEHDDDADTAEVAKLVAADPAIAAKVLQLSNSAFFSSGRTISDLRSAVTRLGLATLRDLVLASEVFSTPTLPVSERNALQQRALMASRLTARLLPASSAELGATAALLADIGLLLPGVRNERTEPAGDEDARPGHAEAGAYLLGLWGLPMPIVEAVGFHLQPQRSSTRSFWVTGAVHVALALVNGEAVDEDYLQRANVLHKLPEWREQANALMGLSTAEA
- a CDS encoding DUF2789 domain-containing protein, whose amino-acid sequence is MITTEPNMTNLFLQLGLDESEEAIAAFIVGNQLPSDVKVTQASIWSESQRQFLSESLKSDAAWAIVVDELNEALHSDADKASSGH
- the ppa gene encoding inorganic diphosphatase produces the protein MGLELVSPGKNPPEEINVIIEIPKDSEPVKYEVDKDTGAIFVDRILSTPMRYPCNYGYVPSTLCGDGDPADVLVVLPLPLIPGSVVRCRPVGVLKMSDEAGSDEKILAVPISKVFSGYAHVEDIAQVSSHWLERIGHFFEHYKDLEKGKWVKLDGWAGAAEAKAILVEAHQRYLDGKA